The Galactobacillus timonensis genome has a segment encoding these proteins:
- a CDS encoding glycosyltransferase family A protein, whose translation MLAWISERIKGTPLFCFLKNIEYFFYPLYLWFQHIDAHKPRKPGIRPRCGDETEVIISLTSFPARIPYLHHCLYSLMNQTIHPHRIILWLAEEQFPDRLDDIPEKIRELQPLGLEIRWVKQDLRSYKKLIPALNAFPEAIIVTADDDLYYPDYWLERLINAYQKHPDSIHCHLITRLGMDSQKIIDQVPRSRQMVDSFSYFNKLLGGSGTLYPPHILSKNVFDLNVMRQTAPSSDDVWFWAMAVLNHKKIHWIPNGMRNLVYVEYTQEDTPTLSSVNDTDDQGFRKHINAVADHYHLRTILTTEVSGRKK comes from the coding sequence ATGCTGGCATGGATATCTGAACGAATAAAGGGGACTCCCCTATTTTGCTTTCTAAAAAATATCGAATACTTTTTCTATCCTCTATATCTTTGGTTTCAACATATTGATGCACATAAGCCCAGGAAACCTGGCATACGCCCCAGATGCGGAGACGAGACGGAGGTGATCATTTCACTTACCTCCTTTCCGGCGCGCATACCTTACCTTCATCATTGCTTGTATTCCTTAATGAATCAGACTATTCATCCTCACCGAATCATTCTCTGGCTAGCCGAAGAACAGTTTCCTGACCGTTTAGATGATATTCCCGAAAAGATACGTGAACTTCAGCCACTGGGTTTGGAGATCAGATGGGTAAAACAGGATCTACGTTCATACAAAAAGCTTATTCCGGCATTAAATGCATTCCCTGAGGCAATAATTGTAACTGCAGATGATGACCTCTATTATCCTGATTACTGGCTTGAGCGTCTTATTAATGCGTATCAGAAGCATCCAGACAGCATTCATTGTCATCTTATCACCCGTCTAGGTATGGATTCACAAAAAATCATTGATCAGGTTCCACGTTCAAGACAAATGGTTGACTCATTTTCTTATTTCAATAAGCTTCTTGGTGGAAGCGGAACATTATATCCGCCACACATATTAAGCAAAAATGTATTCGACCTCAATGTCATGCGGCAGACTGCGCCATCAAGTGACGATGTTTGGTTCTGGGCGATGGCTGTTTTGAATCATAAAAAAATACACTGGATTCCAAACGGTATGCGCAACCTGGTTTATGTTGAATATACGCAGGAAGACACGCCGACTCTTTCCAGTGTTAATGATACAGATGATCAGGGGTTCAGAAAGCACATCAATGCAGTGGCAGATCATTATCATTTAAGAACAATCCTTACCACTGAGGTATCAGGAAGAAAAAAATAA
- a CDS encoding glycosyltransferase has product MKVLMVVTNLYKGQGVSSFVMSYFRQLNHKEVQMDFALLSNQATPYYQEIQKAGGNIYILPPLKNTVAHINRCNEILKQGKYEVISDNSLLLTLPMMICAKHQHVPVRILHIHSTRLSSNPVKEKIEKLFFPLLKYQCTDFCACGRAAGESILMGQDFTVIPNVISPDDNSLDLKKREEIRKKMNVADRIVVGTVGRTSPEKNPYFAFKVIQQLAKTVPKLTYWWIGSGPMDQELANYVKENKLDHSIRLLGNRDDVNDLYQAMDIFFLPSHFEGLPLTGIEAQAYGLPCIISSSVTSEIVYTDLVKFVSLSDPLDKWVESFQSEITTIPDRRSYNKELRTSIFSAEGAGERITKTYYEMLQKRTHML; this is encoded by the coding sequence GTGAAAGTATTAATGGTTGTTACAAATCTTTATAAAGGTCAAGGTGTATCAAGTTTTGTAATGTCGTACTTCCGCCAGTTGAATCATAAGGAGGTACAGATGGACTTTGCTCTTCTGAGCAATCAAGCGACCCCTTATTATCAAGAAATACAAAAAGCAGGCGGAAATATTTATATACTTCCACCATTAAAAAATACAGTTGCTCATATTAATAGGTGCAATGAAATATTAAAACAAGGAAAGTATGAAGTGATTTCTGATAATTCCTTGCTGTTAACCCTGCCGATGATGATCTGTGCTAAACATCAGCATGTCCCTGTCAGAATCCTCCATATTCATAGCACCAGACTTAGCAGCAATCCCGTGAAAGAAAAAATAGAGAAACTTTTTTTCCCGCTATTAAAATATCAATGTACAGATTTCTGCGCGTGTGGGAGAGCTGCAGGTGAATCTATTCTGATGGGGCAAGATTTCACAGTTATTCCTAATGTGATCTCACCAGATGATAATTCACTGGATCTTAAAAAAAGAGAAGAAATCCGAAAAAAAATGAATGTTGCCGATCGAATCGTTGTCGGAACTGTCGGCCGAACTTCCCCAGAGAAGAATCCTTATTTTGCATTCAAGGTTATCCAACAGCTTGCAAAGACAGTTCCTAAACTGACATATTGGTGGATAGGAAGCGGGCCGATGGATCAGGAACTGGCAAACTATGTGAAAGAAAACAAATTAGACCACAGTATACGACTTCTTGGAAATAGAGACGATGTAAATGATTTATATCAGGCAATGGACATTTTCTTTCTTCCTTCGCATTTTGAGGGACTGCCGTTGACCGGAATTGAAGCGCAGGCTTATGGACTGCCCTGTATTATATCCAGCTCTGTCACATCTGAGATTGTATATACAGATCTCGTAAAATTTGTTTCCCTTTCTGATCCACTGGATAAATGGGTTGAGAGTTTTCAATCAGAAATAACTACAATCCCTGATCGTAGATCGTATAACAAAGAATTGCGCACAAGTATCTTTTCGGCAGAAGGGGCCGGAGAGCGGATAACAAAAACCTATTACGAAATGTTACAGAAAAGAACGCATATGCTCTAA